The Arachis ipaensis cultivar K30076 chromosome B07, Araip1.1, whole genome shotgun sequence genome includes a window with the following:
- the LOC107608022 gene encoding dCTP pyrophosphatase 1: MTGLPGNGDSVTLDMLKEKMAQFAKERDWDQFHSPRNLLLALVGEVGELSEIFQWKGEVPKGLPDWKEEEKVHLGEELSDVLLYLVRLSDICGIDLGNAALRKVQLNAIKYPAKEQGCSTKQIHGTSTEAD, translated from the exons ATGACTGGGCTTCCTGGAAATGGTGATTCTGTTACCCTTGACATGCTTAAAGAGAAAATGGCTCAGTTTGCTAAGGAGAGGGACTGGGACCAGTTTCATAGTCCAAGGAACcttcttttggctttg GTGGGTGAGGTTGGAGAATTGTCTGAGATATTTCAGTGGAAGGGTGAGGTTCCAAAGGGGCTTCCAGATtggaaagaagaggaaaaggtaCACCTTGGTGAAGAGCTTTCAGATGTGTTGCTTTATCTTGTGAGGCTCTCTGACATATGTGGTATTGATCTGGGAAACGCTGCACTGAGAAAGGTTCAACTCAATGCCATAAAGTACCCAGCAAAAGAACAGGGTTGTTCAACCAAGCAGATTCATGGCACTAGCACTGAAGCTGACTGA